One genomic segment of Synechocystis sp. LKSZ1 includes these proteins:
- a CDS encoding DUF6515 family protein: MKKSLQLSLSFLCILVLCSVLFSTNEVLARGRGGGGGGNRGGGASPRVNRSGNMQNRGNFSNRSTSSFDRSNRGQLQNNRQSVDRSQFQNRSSSSFDRSNRGQFQNNRQSVDRSQFQNDRTQRQDNRQTTWQDRSSDRTQRQDNRQENRTDRTNIRQDNRTNRSTNRQDQITNRQNNRQNFVNDNYGYWRGGGWYGGGYYAPPGWGWVGLTTGLVIGSAIASPPPYYDTVYIGSTSYMYSDGVYLQPSGNEYTIVAPPPGAIVTYLPDGCTTFSSNGVQYYDCSGIYYQPFFQNGSMVYQVVQL, encoded by the coding sequence ATGAAAAAGTCTCTACAACTTAGTTTAAGTTTTTTATGTATCTTGGTTTTGTGTTCAGTTTTATTTTCAACAAATGAAGTATTAGCCCGCGGCCGAGGTGGTGGTGGCGGTGGAAATCGAGGCGGAGGGGCTTCTCCACGGGTGAATCGTAGTGGTAACATGCAAAATCGAGGTAATTTCAGTAACCGATCTACTTCTTCGTTTGACCGTAGTAATCGGGGTCAGTTGCAAAACAATCGTCAATCTGTAGATCGTTCACAATTTCAAAATCGTTCTTCTTCGTCTTTTGACCGCAGTAATCGAGGTCAATTCCAAAACAACCGTCAATCTGTAGATCGTTCCCAATTTCAAAATGATCGGACGCAACGTCAAGACAATCGCCAAACAACTTGGCAAGACCGCTCAAGCGATCGGACTCAGCGTCAAGATAATCGCCAAGAGAACCGTACAGACCGCACGAATATCCGCCAAGATAATCGCACAAATCGCAGTACGAATCGTCAAGACCAAATCACCAATCGACAAAATAACCGCCAGAATTTTGTCAACGATAACTATGGTTACTGGCGGGGCGGTGGTTGGTATGGAGGTGGCTATTATGCGCCGCCTGGTTGGGGATGGGTTGGCCTAACTACCGGCCTGGTTATTGGATCGGCTATCGCCAGTCCGCCCCCCTACTACGACACTGTGTATATCGGTTCTACTTCTTATATGTATTCTGATGGGGTTTATCTACAACCCAGCGGTAACGAATACACGATTGTTGCGCCGCCACCGGGGGCCATCGTGACCTACCTACCTGACGGTTGTACAACCTTTAGCTCTAATGGTGTGCAATATTATGACTGTAGCGGCATTTATTATCAGCCCTTTTTCCAGAATGGCTCTATGGTCTATCAAGTTGTTCAACTTTAA
- a CDS encoding DUF2092 domain-containing protein — protein sequence MRYFLRLLALASFWVSLGLDHPQLLAQPSAPSPPAETPTAPRTADQLLDQVCDFLKGQKNFSVEMDITYDDNLEDGGKIQYSAYQTLFVEKPNHLRSDYVGDERTTNFYYNGLTFTLQEPNLKYYSFKTAPKTLDEVLDHVEAKYGVTIPMSNLVASDPCADLKANVTDIIFAGMDMVNREEMYHLLLLGSTRDYQMWLTQDEQPLLRKAIITYKNLPNSPQYTAIFSTWNFNPDIPVNTFNFSPSPDDIKIDFIPTDKLKLTPNN from the coding sequence ATGCGTTACTTTCTTAGACTTTTGGCCCTGGCATCATTTTGGGTTTCCCTCGGTTTAGATCACCCGCAACTCTTAGCCCAGCCAAGCGCTCCCAGTCCCCCGGCAGAGACCCCAACGGCCCCTCGAACCGCAGATCAATTGTTAGATCAGGTCTGTGATTTTCTCAAGGGCCAAAAAAACTTTAGCGTCGAGATGGATATTACCTACGATGACAATTTAGAAGATGGAGGCAAAATTCAATATAGTGCCTACCAAACTCTTTTTGTGGAAAAACCTAATCATCTTCGTTCAGACTATGTTGGGGATGAACGCACCACTAATTTTTATTACAATGGCTTAACGTTTACTCTACAAGAGCCCAATCTGAAATATTACAGCTTTAAAACGGCGCCAAAAACCCTAGATGAAGTCCTTGATCATGTAGAAGCAAAATATGGGGTCACCATTCCAATGTCTAATCTAGTTGCGAGTGATCCTTGTGCTGACTTAAAAGCTAATGTAACAGATATTATTTTTGCAGGGATGGATATGGTAAACCGGGAAGAGATGTATCACTTACTCCTTCTTGGAAGCACTCGAGATTATCAAATGTGGCTGACTCAAGATGAACAGCCGTTACTTAGAAAAGCCATTATCACTTATAAAAATTTGCCCAATTCTCCTCAGTATACTGCTATCTTTTCTACCTGGAATTTTAATCCTGATATTCCAGTCAATACGTTTAATTTTTCACCCTCTCCTGATGACATCAAGATTGATTTTATTCCGACCGATAAATTGAAATTAACCCCTAATAATTAA
- a CDS encoding SulP family inorganic anion transporter: MLLNALVSLRLKQILPITQWLPNYHPAWLKSDLVAGLTLAAYAIPVALAYASLAGLPSQVGLYCYMLGAFGYALLGTSRQLAIGPTSAISILVGVSLAPLVSNDPNRYQALAALTALLVTIICVLAWLFKLSQIVNFISEPILTGFKAGAALQIASTQLPKFLGVPAGGDNFFSRLWDLSQHWQAIHFPTVLVGVMALGCLLLGEIWLPGQPVSLAVVILAIGAMAITGLPAQGVNVVGQIPQGLPTLGLPVWSLGDLNTLLPLALACFLLSYVEGISTARSFAIKHGYSISAEQELLAMGAANLAAGLGQGYPIAGGLSQSAVNEKAGAKTPLAIVITACIIALVLLFFTGFFRNLPTAVLAAIVLVAVKGLINLRELRHLQRVSRLEFRVALIALVGVLLLGVLKGVLLAAIASLLLLIHSAAHPTTAVLGQIPGTNQFSDYERHPNNHLIPGVFIYRVNGSLLYFNFENIEKDLWRRLDQGDIPIQGMIFDLGSSPNIDTPAARWLAVLSEKLAKQGITLQLVNANGSVRDRLRAEGLEEKIGSLDRMITIDTLIAEFKRQNP, encoded by the coding sequence ATGCTCCTTAACGCTCTAGTCTCCTTGCGCCTGAAGCAGATCCTTCCCATTACTCAATGGTTGCCGAACTATCACCCCGCCTGGCTGAAATCGGATTTGGTGGCCGGTTTGACCCTGGCAGCCTACGCGATTCCCGTGGCTTTGGCCTATGCTTCCCTGGCGGGCCTCCCCTCCCAAGTCGGCCTCTACTGCTATATGCTAGGGGCCTTCGGCTACGCTCTGTTGGGTACATCCCGTCAATTGGCCATCGGGCCAACCTCGGCCATTTCCATTCTGGTGGGGGTTAGCCTAGCTCCTCTCGTCAGCAATGACCCCAATCGTTACCAGGCCCTGGCCGCTCTAACGGCCCTCTTAGTCACGATCATCTGTGTGCTGGCCTGGCTGTTCAAGCTATCTCAGATTGTCAATTTTATTTCTGAACCCATTTTGACCGGCTTCAAAGCCGGTGCGGCCCTACAAATTGCCTCGACCCAACTGCCGAAGTTCCTAGGGGTACCGGCCGGAGGAGACAACTTTTTTTCCCGTCTCTGGGATCTATCCCAGCATTGGCAGGCCATTCATTTTCCTACTGTACTGGTGGGTGTAATGGCCCTCGGTTGTTTGCTTTTGGGAGAAATCTGGTTACCAGGCCAACCCGTTTCTTTGGCTGTTGTGATTTTAGCTATTGGGGCCATGGCGATCACTGGTTTACCGGCCCAAGGCGTCAATGTTGTGGGTCAAATTCCCCAGGGCCTACCAACTCTGGGCCTACCCGTTTGGAGTCTAGGGGATTTAAATACCCTACTGCCTTTGGCCCTAGCTTGTTTTTTACTGTCCTACGTGGAGGGCATTTCCACCGCTCGTAGTTTTGCGATTAAACACGGTTACAGTATCTCGGCAGAGCAGGAACTTTTGGCCATGGGGGCCGCCAATTTAGCCGCGGGTCTGGGGCAAGGTTATCCCATTGCGGGTGGTCTTTCCCAGTCGGCTGTCAATGAGAAAGCCGGTGCCAAAACGCCCCTAGCCATCGTCATTACCGCTTGTATTATTGCTTTAGTGCTTTTGTTTTTTACTGGGTTTTTCCGTAATTTACCGACGGCGGTGTTAGCCGCCATTGTGCTGGTTGCGGTCAAGGGATTAATTAATCTCCGTGAGTTACGCCACCTGCAACGAGTTAGCCGCTTAGAATTTCGGGTTGCCTTAATTGCCTTGGTGGGAGTCCTCTTGCTAGGGGTTCTCAAAGGCGTTCTCCTAGCCGCCATTGCCTCTCTGCTCTTGCTCATCCATAGCGCGGCTCATCCAACGACGGCTGTGCTGGGTCAAATTCCGGGGACAAATCAATTTAGTGACTACGAACGTCATCCCAATAATCACTTGATTCCAGGGGTTTTCATTTATCGAGTCAATGGTTCACTTTTATACTTCAATTTTGAAAATATTGAAAAAGATTTATGGCGGCGCCTTGACCAAGGGGACATACCGATTCAAGGGATGATTTTTGACCTAGGCTCATCGCCTAACATTGATACTCCCGCCGCACGTTGGTTAGCCGTCCTCTCTGAAAAACTGGCTAAGCAAGGCATCACCTTACAGCTTGTGAATGCCAATGGTTCTGTGAGAGACCGCTTACGGGCAGAGGGCCTTGAAGAAAAGATAGGGTCTTTAGACCGAATGATTACGATTGATACATTAATTGCTGAATTCAAAAGGCAGAATCCTTGA
- the ppk2 gene encoding polyphosphate kinase 2 — protein MKKEVKHPADLTEKLSKKDYEAEIAKLQGELVKLQYWVKAQGLKTIVVFEGRDAAGKGGTIKRITERVSPRVFRVVALPTPSEREKTQMYIQRYIQHFPAAGEVVIFDRSWYNRVGVERVMNFCTEEDYVRTLQYIPIVERAITESGILLVKYWLDTSIEEQEKRFKDRIDDPRKIWKLSPMDIESYQRWYDYSRARDAMLEATDKDYAPWYIVPANDKKRARLNCISHFLSLIPYEEMPKEKVNLGKRHLKDCYDDQLSPEKRHFIPQRY, from the coding sequence ATGAAAAAAGAGGTTAAACATCCCGCAGATTTGACAGAAAAGCTCTCTAAAAAGGATTACGAAGCTGAAATCGCCAAGCTCCAGGGAGAGTTGGTGAAATTGCAATACTGGGTCAAGGCCCAGGGGCTGAAGACAATTGTCGTCTTTGAAGGGCGCGATGCGGCAGGGAAAGGCGGAACCATTAAACGCATCACAGAAAGAGTCAGTCCTCGGGTTTTTCGAGTGGTGGCCCTCCCCACTCCCTCAGAGCGGGAGAAAACGCAAATGTATATCCAGCGCTACATCCAGCATTTTCCAGCGGCAGGGGAAGTGGTGATCTTTGACCGGAGCTGGTATAACCGGGTAGGCGTTGAACGGGTAATGAATTTTTGCACCGAAGAAGATTATGTCCGTACCTTGCAATACATTCCCATTGTGGAGCGGGCCATTACTGAATCGGGAATTTTACTCGTCAAGTATTGGCTGGATACCAGTATCGAAGAACAGGAAAAGCGCTTCAAGGATCGTATTGATGACCCCCGTAAAATATGGAAACTGAGTCCCATGGATATTGAATCCTACCAGCGTTGGTATGATTATTCCCGGGCCCGAGATGCCATGCTTGAGGCTACTGACAAAGATTATGCCCCCTGGTATATTGTGCCAGCCAATGATAAAAAACGGGCACGCCTCAATTGCATTAGTCATTTTCTGAGCTTAATTCCCTACGAAGAGATGCCCAAGGAAAAAGTCAATCTGGGGAAACGCCATCTCAAGGATTGCTACGATGACCAACTTTCCCCAGAGAAACGACACTTCATTCCTCAACGGTATTGA
- a CDS encoding S-layer homology domain-containing protein encodes MPSLMAQQMTITFSDIDRNVYKSEILQAAQLGIVQGFPDGTFRPNQPVTREQAVSMIVDAINTLTPVDLKATPTAPVRPFTDIDSSRWSAAKISWAQWNIWPAGTPTGKFRPTDNITRAEMVSFLRRAAERIKINLGRSPALTPTQKPLQFSDVSGFNQQLTLQMSAYCRVASPVNEKENKFAPNQPANRDYAAAAIIRTLNCVKNDNK; translated from the coding sequence TTGCCATCTCTCATGGCCCAACAGATGACCATTACCTTTAGTGATATTGATAGGAATGTTTACAAAAGTGAGATTTTACAAGCCGCACAACTAGGTATTGTTCAAGGCTTTCCCGATGGCACCTTTCGTCCCAATCAACCTGTTACCCGAGAGCAGGCCGTTTCCATGATTGTTGATGCGATTAATACCCTCACACCGGTTGATCTGAAAGCTACGCCGACGGCGCCAGTGCGGCCCTTTACCGATATTGATAGTAGTCGTTGGAGTGCCGCCAAAATTAGCTGGGCCCAATGGAATATTTGGCCAGCAGGAACCCCAACCGGAAAATTCCGCCCCACCGATAATATTACGCGAGCGGAGATGGTGAGTTTTCTGCGGCGAGCGGCTGAGCGGATCAAAATCAATCTGGGCCGTTCTCCCGCCTTAACTCCCACTCAAAAGCCGCTACAGTTCTCCGATGTTTCTGGTTTTAATCAACAATTAACTCTACAAATGTCGGCCTACTGTCGCGTCGCTTCTCCCGTCAATGAAAAGGAAAATAAGTTCGCCCCTAACCAGCCTGCAAACCGAGACTATGCAGCAGCGGCTATTATTCGGACGTTGAACTGCGTTAAAAACGACAATAAATAG
- a CDS encoding VWA domain-containing protein has translation MLEKRDYTLIIDKSGSMSSLEPQSQKSRWQVVQESTLALARKCDQLDPDGITVYLFSGRFRRYDNVSATKVEQIFQENEPMGGTNLTAVLQDAVNQFFQRKQAGQAKAGETILVVTDGAPDDRRSVFEVIIEASRRLDSDEELAFSFIQVGADPGASQFLQALDDQLQGVGAKFDIVDTISLSDMEDLTLTEVLLNAIHD, from the coding sequence ATGCTAGAGAAACGCGACTATACCCTGATCATTGATAAAAGTGGGAGTATGTCTAGCCTAGAGCCCCAAAGCCAGAAAAGTCGCTGGCAAGTGGTTCAGGAATCGACCCTGGCCCTGGCCCGTAAATGTGACCAACTCGATCCTGATGGCATTACGGTGTACCTCTTTTCTGGGCGCTTTCGTCGCTACGACAATGTTTCCGCCACGAAGGTAGAGCAGATTTTCCAAGAAAATGAACCCATGGGGGGTACCAACCTCACGGCAGTTTTGCAGGATGCCGTCAATCAATTTTTCCAGCGCAAGCAGGCCGGCCAAGCCAAAGCGGGAGAAACGATTCTGGTGGTTACCGATGGTGCGCCCGATGACCGACGCTCGGTTTTTGAGGTGATCATTGAGGCCAGCCGTCGTTTGGATTCCGATGAAGAACTGGCTTTTTCTTTTATTCAAGTCGGGGCCGATCCGGGGGCCAGTCAATTCCTCCAGGCCCTGGATGACCAACTCCAGGGGGTCGGGGCCAAGTTTGATATTGTCGATACTATCTCCCTCAGTGACATGGAAGACCTGACGCTAACGGAAGTCTTGCTGAATGCGATCCACGACTAG
- a CDS encoding thymidylate synthase has product MSVYTPHYQPNQLICGQGLVAVITGWTLRHSLAKRLDPADYAVIGNLYSATRGISPLMRNLLANPQVRCLVMLAATQEDRNAGSCQCLADFFSQGFRPGQSDTGRDCWLINSSVRGYIDRDIPAESLEQLRHSIQAYLCHHPTAVIAQVQQLAQQAPLPPWGEPQVFPEPQAIPTVLPGPRYGHRVEGPTIAHTWVKILHRIKTTGAIRPTQYGPWQELIDLTAIVTAEPEDFYFPEPNFLPIQPQFMGDYIAQMLADAPRQEGVKYTYGQRLRSWFGRDQIQQAINKLKQEPDSSRVVMSLWDVQDYENSDSPPCLNHLWLRILDRELSLTATFRSNDMFSAWPANAMGLRALQRHILEQVNQPDLKMGPLIIISQSAHIYSDCWDYADQIIDQEYRRLHQQRAYQDPSGSFLISINRSQIQIEHLTPGSGEVVNCYSGTSAQGLYRQLAAACPALEVEHALYLGTELQKAELALRLGQGHRYQQDQPLQLQED; this is encoded by the coding sequence ATGTCTGTCTATACGCCCCACTACCAACCAAATCAATTAATTTGTGGCCAGGGCCTAGTGGCTGTGATCACGGGTTGGACACTGCGCCATAGTCTGGCCAAACGCCTAGACCCAGCGGATTATGCTGTGATTGGCAATCTCTACAGTGCCACGCGGGGCATTAGTCCCCTGATGCGTAACCTGTTGGCCAATCCCCAGGTTCGTTGTTTGGTGATGTTGGCGGCCACCCAGGAAGACCGTAATGCTGGTAGTTGCCAGTGTCTGGCGGATTTTTTTAGCCAGGGATTTCGGCCCGGCCAGAGCGATACAGGGCGGGATTGTTGGCTGATCAATTCCTCAGTCCGGGGCTATATCGACCGGGATATTCCAGCCGAGAGTTTGGAACAGTTACGCCATTCCATCCAGGCCTACTTGTGTCATCATCCAACAGCGGTGATTGCCCAGGTGCAACAACTGGCCCAGCAGGCCCCTCTTCCGCCCTGGGGAGAGCCCCAGGTTTTTCCAGAACCCCAAGCCATCCCGACCGTATTACCCGGCCCTCGTTACGGTCATCGTGTGGAAGGCCCGACCATTGCCCACACCTGGGTCAAAATTCTGCACCGCATTAAAACCACGGGGGCCATTCGGCCCACCCAGTACGGCCCATGGCAGGAATTAATTGATTTAACGGCCATTGTCACCGCTGAACCAGAGGACTTTTACTTCCCGGAGCCCAACTTTCTGCCGATCCAGCCGCAATTTATGGGGGACTACATTGCCCAAATGCTGGCGGATGCCCCCCGCCAAGAAGGGGTGAAATATACCTATGGCCAACGCCTCAGGTCTTGGTTTGGGCGGGATCAGATCCAACAGGCCATCAATAAGTTAAAGCAAGAACCGGATTCCTCGCGGGTGGTGATGTCCCTCTGGGACGTCCAAGACTACGAAAACAGTGATAGTCCCCCCTGCCTGAATCATCTTTGGCTGAGAATCCTGGATCGGGAATTGTCTCTTACGGCGACCTTCCGCAGTAACGATATGTTTTCGGCCTGGCCCGCCAACGCCATGGGCCTAAGGGCCCTGCAACGGCACATTCTCGAACAGGTCAACCAGCCCGACTTAAAAATGGGGCCGTTGATCATCATTAGCCAGAGTGCCCATATCTATAGTGATTGCTGGGACTACGCCGACCAAATCATTGACCAAGAATACCGCCGCCTGCACCAACAGCGGGCCTACCAAGACCCATCGGGCAGTTTTTTAATTAGTATCAACCGATCGCAAATTCAGATCGAACACCTCACACCGGGGTCTGGGGAAGTGGTGAATTGCTACAGTGGAACTTCGGCCCAGGGCCTCTATCGACAATTGGCCGCGGCCTGTCCGGCCCTAGAGGTGGAACATGCTTTGTATCTAGGAACGGAACTCCAGAAGGCAGAACTGGCCCTCCGGCTTGGCCAGGGCCATCGCTACCAACAGGATCAACCCCTCCAGTTGCAGGAAGATTAG
- a CDS encoding DEAD/DEAH box helicase, with amino-acid sequence MKTYSFPSLAPADYFSFPLDAFQLEAIAALDDGRSVVVCAPTGSGKTVIGEYAMYRAMARGKRIFYTTPLKALSNQKVRDFQEKLAKLGLEDAESAVGLITGDVVINANAPMVVMTTEIFRNMLYETPIGEVGTSLEEVETVVFDECHYISDRGRGTVWEESIIYCPASIQLVALSATIGNPEQLTEWINQVRSGKSLKALSFSEKKKIIASCALVNSDYRPVPLHFHFSTRKGLFPLLNAQNTGVNAQLLKAQPKGPKRRLRREECPSVVTILEQLRERDFLPAIYVIFSRRGCEQAVQELSHLNLVNPEEFETIQIQLLNFFFGQNPRLRQQLQADWLPAQTDFVTALEAFFQDPQSHVQELLTLMALNPERTYQLWQWIAQVSPMTRFEQIEPLLRGIAVHHAGVLPSWKELVEQLFEQGLIKVVFATATLSAGINMPARTTVISALSKRTDDGHAMLAPSEFLQIAGRAGRRGMDEVGHVVTVQTPFEGAKEAGFLALAGPDPLRSWFTPSYGMVLNLLQKHSLEQAKDLLERSFAEYLAQFELEPTKAAIADILSQLAQWDVKLAGIQERDIRSYEKFRGRLREEERLLKLLEQQAEKNRKQTLKALLPQLQPGQLLYLKGRFIKTHQPRLAVVALAVPRTHKLPDLVCLGQDNRWYLATAADVFEILEGSSLPLPVLDLPPLDILAPGKPHKGDEATQALADQLNPNTYPLALAPEVLEQQARVDHVQQLLAVHPLQSHKHPGRLIEGYYERLKLREALEKRQHDYQRLQSRQSYYWQEFLDLITILQDLDALDEYEPTILGEAAATLRGENELWLGLVFMSGKLNDLAPEHLAAAVSGLVTETLRPDTWSRCVAPPEVLAVFRPSKDLSLLNLLLRCRCWHSPVLWEMALVAYYLGRINLWEIRRELIKTQNRHGITIPLWLEIELMGLVEQWALGLTWEQLCYQTSMDEGDLVRMLRRTIDLLWQIPQIPHISPRLKKTARQAVSMIRRFPV; translated from the coding sequence GTGAAGACTTATTCCTTCCCCTCTCTTGCCCCGGCTGATTATTTTAGCTTTCCCCTCGATGCCTTTCAATTAGAGGCCATTGCCGCTTTGGATGATGGGCGCTCGGTGGTGGTCTGCGCCCCGACGGGTTCGGGCAAGACGGTAATCGGGGAATACGCGATGTACCGGGCCATGGCGCGGGGAAAACGCATTTTTTACACGACCCCCCTCAAGGCCCTATCGAATCAAAAAGTTCGAGATTTTCAAGAAAAATTGGCCAAGCTGGGCCTGGAAGATGCCGAATCCGCAGTAGGCCTGATTACCGGCGATGTGGTGATCAATGCCAATGCCCCCATGGTGGTGATGACCACTGAGATCTTCCGCAATATGCTCTACGAAACCCCCATTGGTGAAGTGGGGACTTCCCTGGAGGAAGTGGAGACCGTCGTCTTTGATGAGTGCCATTACATCAGTGACCGGGGCCGGGGGACGGTGTGGGAAGAATCGATTATCTATTGTCCTGCCAGCATTCAATTAGTGGCCCTGTCGGCTACTATCGGCAATCCCGAACAACTGACGGAATGGATCAACCAAGTGCGCTCCGGTAAATCCCTCAAGGCCCTGTCCTTTAGTGAAAAAAAGAAAATAATCGCCTCCTGTGCCCTGGTTAATTCCGACTATCGCCCGGTTCCCCTCCACTTCCATTTCAGTACTCGCAAAGGCCTGTTTCCCCTGCTCAATGCTCAAAATACCGGGGTGAATGCCCAGTTACTCAAGGCCCAACCCAAAGGGCCAAAACGCCGCCTGCGTCGAGAGGAATGTCCTTCCGTTGTGACCATTCTCGAACAACTGCGGGAACGGGATTTTTTACCCGCCATCTATGTGATCTTCAGTCGGCGCGGCTGTGAGCAGGCGGTTCAGGAACTCAGCCACCTCAATTTGGTCAATCCAGAGGAATTTGAGACGATTCAAATCCAACTGCTCAACTTTTTCTTTGGCCAAAATCCCCGCCTCCGCCAACAGTTACAGGCAGATTGGCTACCGGCCCAGACCGATTTCGTCACGGCCCTGGAGGCCTTTTTTCAAGACCCCCAATCCCACGTTCAGGAACTGCTGACCTTGATGGCCCTTAATCCCGAACGCACCTACCAGCTTTGGCAATGGATTGCTCAGGTTTCCCCCATGACCCGCTTTGAGCAAATTGAACCCCTCCTCAGGGGCATTGCGGTTCACCATGCCGGCGTTCTCCCCAGTTGGAAGGAACTAGTGGAACAACTCTTTGAGCAGGGCCTGATCAAGGTGGTCTTTGCCACGGCTACCCTCTCGGCAGGGATTAATATGCCGGCCCGCACCACGGTAATTTCGGCCCTCTCTAAACGCACCGATGATGGCCATGCCATGCTGGCCCCGTCGGAATTTTTGCAGATCGCAGGCCGGGCCGGGCGTCGTGGCATGGATGAGGTGGGCCATGTGGTAACAGTACAAACGCCCTTTGAAGGGGCCAAGGAAGCGGGTTTTCTGGCCCTGGCTGGCCCAGACCCCCTGCGCAGTTGGTTTACGCCGTCCTACGGTATGGTCTTGAACCTCCTGCAAAAACATAGTCTGGAGCAAGCCAAGGATTTATTGGAGCGCAGTTTTGCGGAATACCTGGCCCAGTTTGAACTTGAACCGACCAAGGCTGCCATCGCCGATATTCTTTCCCAGTTGGCCCAGTGGGATGTAAAACTGGCAGGCATCCAGGAGCGGGATATTCGCAGTTACGAAAAATTTCGGGGCCGCCTGCGGGAAGAGGAACGTCTGCTGAAATTATTGGAACAACAGGCGGAAAAGAATCGGAAACAAACCCTCAAGGCCCTCTTGCCCCAACTCCAACCCGGCCAATTGCTCTACCTCAAGGGCCGTTTTATCAAAACCCATCAGCCCCGCTTAGCCGTCGTAGCCCTGGCGGTTCCCCGCACCCATAAATTGCCCGACCTCGTTTGCTTGGGTCAGGATAATCGTTGGTATTTAGCCACCGCCGCGGATGTTTTCGAGATTTTAGAAGGCTCTAGCTTGCCGTTACCCGTGCTAGATTTGCCACCCTTGGATATTTTGGCCCCCGGTAAACCCCATAAAGGGGATGAAGCAACCCAGGCCCTAGCTGATCAGTTAAACCCTAACACCTATCCGTTGGCCCTGGCCCCAGAGGTGTTGGAACAACAGGCCCGAGTGGATCATGTCCAACAACTCCTGGCGGTTCATCCTCTGCAATCCCATAAACATCCCGGCCGCCTAATCGAGGGTTACTATGAGCGCCTGAAACTACGGGAGGCCTTGGAAAAACGCCAGCACGACTACCAGCGGTTACAGTCGCGCCAATCCTACTACTGGCAAGAATTTCTGGATCTAATCACCATCTTGCAAGACCTGGATGCCCTAGACGAGTACGAACCAACTATCCTGGGGGAAGCCGCGGCCACCCTGCGGGGGGAAAACGAACTGTGGCTGGGCCTAGTCTTTATGTCAGGGAAGCTCAATGACCTGGCCCCGGAACACCTCGCCGCTGCCGTCAGTGGCCTGGTGACAGAAACCCTGCGGCCAGATACCTGGAGTCGCTGTGTGGCCCCGCCGGAAGTCCTTGCGGTTTTTCGCCCTAGTAAGGATTTGAGCCTGCTGAACTTGCTTCTACGGTGTCGATGTTGGCACAGTCCTGTCCTGTGGGAAATGGCCCTGGTGGCCTACTACCTCGGCCGCATCAATCTCTGGGAAATTCGTCGAGAACTGATCAAGACCCAAAATCGCCATGGCATTACCATTCCTCTCTGGCTAGAAATTGAATTAATGGGCCTGGTGGAACAATGGGCCCTAGGCCTGACCTGGGAACAACTCTGCTACCAAACCAGTATGGACGAAGGGGATTTAGTCCGGATGCTCCGGCGAACTATCGATTTGCTCTGGCAAATTCCTCAGATCCCCCATATTTCCCCTCGCCTGAAAAAAACGGCCCGGCAAGCGGTCAGTATGATCCGACGTTTTCCGGTGTAG